A genomic region of Pseudomonas migulae contains the following coding sequences:
- a CDS encoding MFS transporter: MPIALLALTLSAFAIGTTEFVIVGLLPTIGTDLGVSLPSAGLLVSLYALGVAIGAPVLTALTGKVPRKLLLLSLMVLFTLGNLLAWKAPSYESLIIARIVTGLAHGVFFSIGSTIATSLVPKEKAASAIAIMFTGLTVALVTGVPLGTFIGQHFGWRETFLAVSALGVIAFIGSLLYVPKNIAHSKPASLLQQLQVLKQPRLLLVYAMTAVGYGGSFIAFTFLAPILQDISGFSASTVSLVLLVYGISVAVGNIWGGKLADKRGPISALKIIFALLAAVLFVLTFTAGNPWLALATVLVWGAVAFGNVPGLQVYVVRQAEHHTPHAVDVASGLNIAAFNLGIAGGAWGGGLIVAHLGLIHTAWIGGLVVLVALALTAWSGRLDRLGPVYAEPAEGSTRVVAGH, encoded by the coding sequence ATGCCCATTGCCTTGCTCGCGCTGACCCTCAGCGCCTTCGCCATCGGGACGACCGAGTTCGTCATCGTTGGCCTGTTACCCACGATAGGCACCGACCTCGGCGTCAGCCTGCCGTCCGCCGGCCTGTTGGTCAGCCTCTACGCATTGGGTGTTGCCATTGGCGCCCCGGTGCTGACCGCCCTCACCGGCAAAGTCCCGCGCAAACTGCTGCTGTTGTCGCTGATGGTGCTGTTCACCCTCGGCAACCTGCTGGCCTGGAAAGCGCCGAGCTACGAATCGCTGATCATTGCGCGAATCGTCACCGGCCTGGCCCACGGGGTGTTTTTCTCGATCGGTTCGACCATCGCCACCAGCCTGGTGCCGAAGGAAAAAGCTGCCAGTGCAATTGCGATCATGTTCACCGGCCTGACCGTGGCGCTGGTCACCGGCGTGCCACTGGGAACGTTCATCGGTCAGCATTTCGGCTGGCGTGAAACCTTCCTCGCCGTCTCTGCACTGGGTGTGATCGCCTTCATCGGCAGCCTGCTCTACGTGCCGAAGAACATTGCCCACAGCAAACCGGCTTCGCTGTTGCAGCAATTGCAGGTGCTCAAGCAACCGCGTCTGTTGCTGGTGTACGCCATGACGGCGGTCGGTTACGGCGGCTCGTTCATCGCGTTTACGTTCCTGGCGCCAATTCTCCAGGACATCTCTGGCTTCAGCGCCAGCACCGTCAGCCTGGTGCTGCTGGTCTACGGCATCTCGGTGGCGGTCGGCAACATCTGGGGCGGTAAACTGGCCGACAAACGCGGCCCGATCAGCGCCCTGAAAATCATCTTCGCCCTGCTCGCCGCCGTGTTGTTCGTGCTGACGTTCACCGCCGGCAACCCGTGGTTGGCGCTGGCCACCGTACTGGTCTGGGGCGCGGTCGCATTCGGCAACGTGCCGGGTTTGCAGGTGTATGTGGTGCGTCAGGCCGAACATCACACGCCGCATGCGGTGGACGTGGCCTCTGGGCTGAACATCGCTGCGTTCAACCTCGGCATTGCCGGTGGTGCGTGGGGCGGTGGTTTGATCGTCGCGCACCTGGGTCTGATCCATACCGCGTGGATCGGCGGCCTGGTGGTGCTGGTGGCGCTGGCGCTGACCGCGTGGAGCGGCCGTCTCGATCGTCTCGGCCCGGTGTATGCCGAACCGGCTGAAGGTTCGACCCGCGTCGTCGCCGGCCACTGA
- a CDS encoding GlxA family transcriptional regulator yields MDAQRAIAELGVLIYPGAQMAAVHGLTDLFGVANRIAADYQAAQLPLLRVSHWQADGDLPPQRVYDSHPAPDGALVAVLIPPSIAGFSEGQAPQGLLSWIRQQHAQGATLGGVCVGSMLLAESGLLDGRSATTHWTSAKAFAERYPAIRLKADTPIVDDGDLITTAGLMAWSELGLRLVDRLLGPSIATGTARFLVVEHSDSANECGSNFSPILSHGDASILKVQHWLQSTGATDVSLTAMAERAGLEERTFLRRFRAATGLKPTEYCQHLRVGKAREMLEFTNGTIDHIAWTVGYQDPSAFRATFKKITGLAPSDYRARFGVSPTAAVAR; encoded by the coding sequence ATGGACGCACAAAGGGCAATCGCCGAACTGGGCGTGCTGATTTATCCGGGCGCGCAGATGGCGGCGGTGCACGGGCTGACGGACTTGTTCGGCGTGGCGAACCGGATTGCCGCCGACTATCAGGCGGCGCAGTTGCCGCTGTTGCGGGTCAGCCATTGGCAGGCTGATGGAGATCTGCCGCCCCAGCGTGTCTACGACAGCCATCCCGCGCCGGACGGTGCATTGGTGGCGGTGTTGATCCCGCCGTCGATTGCCGGTTTTTCCGAAGGCCAGGCGCCGCAAGGCTTGCTGAGCTGGATTCGGCAGCAACATGCACAAGGTGCGACCCTTGGTGGCGTCTGCGTGGGCTCGATGCTATTGGCCGAAAGCGGTCTGCTCGACGGCCGCAGTGCCACCACCCACTGGACTTCGGCCAAGGCCTTTGCCGAGCGTTATCCGGCGATCAGACTCAAGGCCGACACACCGATCGTCGACGATGGCGACCTGATTACCACCGCCGGGTTGATGGCCTGGTCCGAGCTGGGTTTGCGTCTGGTCGACCGCCTGCTGGGACCGAGCATCGCCACCGGTACCGCGCGTTTTCTAGTGGTGGAGCACAGTGACAGCGCGAACGAATGCGGCAGTAATTTTTCACCGATTCTCAGCCATGGCGACGCCTCGATTCTCAAGGTTCAGCATTGGCTGCAAAGCACCGGGGCGACGGATGTGTCGCTGACGGCGATGGCCGAACGGGCAGGGCTGGAAGAGCGCACGTTCCTGCGCCGATTCCGCGCAGCGACCGGGTTGAAACCCACCGAGTACTGCCAGCACCTGCGGGTCGGCAAGGCCCGGGAAATGCTTGAGTTCACCAACGGCACCATCGATCACATTGCCTGGACCGTGGGCTATCAGGACCCGAGCGCCTTTCGCGCGACGTTCAAGAAGATAACCGGGCTGGCGCCGAGTGATTATCGGGCGCGGTTCGGCGTTTCGCCGACGGCAGCCGTGGCTCGTTAG
- a CDS encoding DUF3182 family protein: protein MTPTNRKKLVVAHSVRTDAPQHEVETNRALARWLAQILGLKFGGSYDRERHNGHDLYLLPTQTLVGAAAARQLGVSGPEDLWGGYVEHDFICTKAISHGLRNKNAHAPQGWSPLFSERVRSVVLDGLSVFSLDDARPAAEHLLYSGPIRLKPIHACAGRGQEVIKSLDQFDEVLARPDAQALFTEGVVLEQDLTDVVTHSVGQSFIGDKVLSYCGDQYLTKDAQGEQVYGGSNLLVVQGDYDDLLELDLPDEVRLAIRQAQVFDNAADEAYPGFYASRRNYDIAQGLDTNGLQRSGVLEQSWRMGGASSAEVAALQSFVNDPGMRAIRVSSVETYIDQALPAHAIEVYRGPAQNSEFLLKYVTVQSYDG from the coding sequence ATGACCCCAACAAACCGCAAGAAACTGGTAGTCGCCCATTCGGTGCGCACCGACGCGCCACAACACGAAGTCGAAACCAATCGCGCGCTGGCCCGTTGGCTGGCGCAGATCCTCGGGCTCAAATTCGGTGGCAGTTACGACCGCGAACGGCACAACGGTCATGATCTTTATCTGTTGCCCACCCAAACCCTGGTCGGTGCCGCTGCCGCGCGGCAGTTGGGCGTCAGCGGACCGGAGGATTTGTGGGGTGGCTATGTCGAGCATGATTTCATCTGCACCAAAGCCATCAGCCACGGCCTGCGCAACAAGAACGCTCATGCTCCGCAAGGGTGGTCGCCGCTGTTTTCCGAGCGGGTGCGCAGCGTGGTGCTTGATGGCCTCAGCGTATTTTCCCTCGACGATGCACGCCCTGCGGCGGAACACCTGCTCTACAGCGGTCCCATTCGCTTGAAGCCGATTCATGCCTGCGCCGGGCGGGGTCAGGAAGTGATCAAAAGCCTTGATCAGTTCGATGAAGTCCTTGCCAGACCCGATGCCCAAGCGCTGTTCACCGAAGGCGTGGTGCTGGAGCAGGACCTGACCGACGTGGTGACCCACAGCGTCGGCCAAAGCTTCATCGGCGATAAAGTGCTGAGCTACTGTGGTGATCAGTACTTGACCAAAGACGCTCAGGGCGAGCAGGTTTATGGAGGGTCCAACCTGCTCGTGGTGCAGGGCGACTACGACGATCTGCTCGAGCTGGATCTGCCCGATGAGGTGCGATTGGCGATCCGCCAGGCGCAGGTGTTCGACAACGCCGCAGACGAGGCTTATCCCGGTTTCTACGCGTCGCGGCGCAACTACGACATCGCGCAAGGCCTGGACACTAACGGCCTGCAGCGCAGCGGCGTGCTCGAGCAGTCCTGGCGCATGGGCGGCGCCAGCAGCGCGGAAGTGGCGGCGTTGCAGAGTTTCGTCAACGATCCGGGCATGCGCGCCATCCGCGTGTCATCGGTGGAAACCTACATCGATCAGGCGCTGCCGGCGCACGCCATTGAGGTGTACCGCGGGCCGGCGCAAAACAGTGAATTTCTTCTCAAGTACGTAACGGTCCAATCCTATGACGGCTAG
- a CDS encoding DUF72 domain-containing protein: MAGIHIGISGWRYTPWRGDFYPKGLTQKRELQFASRAVNSIEINGSFYALQRPERYAEWYNETPADFVFSIKAPRFITHIKRLRDIHKPLANFFASGVLELKEKLGPVLWQFPPSFKFDAELFEHFFEQLPHDTEQAAALARQHDSHVNGHASMKAHKKKPLRHAVEIRHESFVDPAFVRLLKRHNVALVIADTAGKWPYREDITSDFVYLRLHGAEELYASGYTPQALERWGERIDAWNHGRQPSDPQLIAPRQKPKARKSREVFCYFDNDIKVRAPFDARRLLEHFHLDKGLATAPGEPAAEGVLP, encoded by the coding sequence ATGGCGGGGATTCACATTGGTATTTCAGGCTGGCGCTACACTCCCTGGCGGGGCGATTTCTACCCCAAGGGGCTGACCCAGAAACGCGAGTTGCAATTCGCCTCGCGGGCGGTCAACAGCATCGAAATCAATGGATCGTTTTACGCCCTGCAACGGCCTGAGCGTTATGCCGAGTGGTACAACGAAACCCCGGCGGACTTCGTCTTCAGCATCAAAGCCCCGCGTTTCATCACTCACATCAAACGCCTGCGGGATATCCACAAACCCCTGGCGAATTTCTTTGCCTCCGGTGTCCTGGAACTCAAGGAAAAACTCGGTCCCGTCCTCTGGCAATTCCCGCCCAGTTTCAAATTCGACGCCGAGCTGTTCGAACACTTTTTCGAGCAATTACCCCACGACACCGAACAAGCCGCCGCCCTCGCCCGCCAGCATGATTCGCACGTGAACGGTCACGCCAGCATGAAGGCGCACAAGAAAAAGCCGCTGCGCCATGCTGTGGAAATCCGCCACGAGAGCTTCGTCGACCCGGCGTTTGTCCGCCTCCTGAAACGCCACAACGTCGCCTTGGTCATCGCTGACACCGCCGGTAAATGGCCGTATCGCGAAGACATCACGAGCGACTTCGTCTACCTGCGTCTGCACGGCGCCGAAGAACTCTATGCCAGCGGTTACACCCCTCAAGCGCTGGAACGCTGGGGCGAACGGATCGATGCCTGGAACCACGGCCGACAACCCTCGGACCCGCAGCTGATCGCACCGCGGCAAAAACCCAAGGCGCGCAAATCCCGCGAAGTGTTTTGCTATTTCGACAATGACATCAAAGTCCGCGCGCCCTTCGATGCCCGCCGCTTGCTCGAACATTTTCATCTCGACAAGGGCCTCGCCACTGCCCCCGGCGAGCCGGCTGCCGAAGGGGTGCTGCCATGA
- a CDS encoding lysylphosphatidylglycerol synthase domain-containing protein, whose protein sequence is MDRAETHSAPHDDSPTPAPAKTTRWSRWKKPLTMLFFLALIVLFTMLAQRIEWSEVFDNLADFKVRTLIIASGLTLVSFLVYACFDLIGRTYIRQDLTWKQILPVGIISYAFNLNLSAWVGGIAMRYRLYSRLGVSKSNIAKILGLSLATNWFGYMVIAGAVFSSGLVRMPPGWKLSTGALQGVGILLLLVSAGYLAACRFSKRREWAIRGVEINLPSLRMAILQLCLGALNWSLMAAVIFTLLPSKLDYPLVLGVLLISAIAGVITHIPAGLGVLEAVFVALLQHEVSRGSLVAGLLAYRAIYFILPLLITLVMYLVVETKAKSLRIAKKPK, encoded by the coding sequence ATGGATCGCGCTGAAACGCACTCGGCACCTCACGATGACAGCCCGACGCCCGCCCCGGCGAAAACAACACGCTGGAGCCGCTGGAAAAAGCCGCTGACGATGCTGTTTTTCCTGGCGCTGATCGTGTTGTTCACAATGCTGGCCCAGCGCATCGAATGGAGCGAAGTGTTCGACAACCTCGCTGATTTCAAGGTACGCACGCTGATCATCGCGTCCGGGCTGACCCTGGTGAGTTTTCTGGTGTACGCCTGCTTCGACCTGATCGGCCGCACCTACATCCGTCAGGACCTGACCTGGAAGCAGATCCTGCCGGTGGGCATCATCAGCTACGCGTTTAACCTCAATCTCAGTGCCTGGGTCGGCGGCATCGCCATGCGTTATCGCCTGTATTCGCGGCTCGGCGTGAGTAAAAGCAACATCGCGAAAATCCTCGGCCTGAGCCTGGCGACGAACTGGTTCGGCTACATGGTGATTGCCGGCGCAGTGTTCAGCAGCGGACTGGTGCGCATGCCGCCCGGCTGGAAACTCAGCACTGGCGCGTTGCAAGGGGTGGGGATTCTGTTGCTGCTGGTGAGCGCCGGATACCTGGCAGCCTGCCGGTTTTCCAAGCGGCGCGAGTGGGCCATTCGCGGCGTGGAAATCAACCTGCCGTCCTTGCGCATGGCGATCCTGCAACTGTGCCTCGGCGCCCTGAACTGGTCGCTGATGGCGGCGGTGATTTTCACCTTGCTGCCAAGCAAACTGGATTATCCGCTGGTGCTCGGGGTGTTGCTGATCAGCGCCATCGCCGGGGTCATCACGCACATTCCAGCCGGGCTCGGGGTGCTGGAAGCGGTGTTTGTGGCACTGCTGCAACATGAGGTGTCGCGGGGGAGCCTGGTGGCGGGGTTGCTGGCGTATCGGGCGATCTATTTCATCTTGCCGTTGCTGATTACGCTGGTGATGTATCTGGTCGTCGAGACCAAGGCTAAATCGCTGAGGATTGCGAAAAAGCCCAAGTGA
- a CDS encoding alpha/beta hydrolase family protein: MTARSETIQIDIDDEQMSGTFLSPKSKVPGVLFVHGWGGSQERDLERAKGIAGLGCVCLTFDLRGHTGGTGIALARVTREDNLRDLLAAYDRLLAHPALDTSAIAVVGTSYGGYLASILTSLRPVRWLALRVPALYRDEQWHTPKRDLDKMDLRDYRSTLVRADSNRALHACSQFTGDVLLVESETDDWVPHATIMSYRAACQQTHSLTHRIIDGADHALSEPVSQQAYTSILVDWITEMVVGERLSIIQSK; this comes from the coding sequence ATGACGGCTAGAAGCGAAACCATTCAGATCGACATCGACGATGAACAGATGAGCGGGACTTTCCTCAGCCCCAAATCGAAAGTCCCCGGCGTGCTCTTCGTGCACGGCTGGGGAGGCAGCCAGGAGCGCGACCTTGAGCGGGCCAAAGGCATCGCCGGTCTCGGCTGCGTATGCCTGACGTTCGACTTGCGCGGGCACACCGGCGGCACCGGCATTGCGCTGGCGCGGGTCACGCGGGAAGACAACCTGCGCGACCTGCTGGCGGCGTATGACCGATTGCTCGCGCACCCGGCACTCGATACCTCGGCGATTGCCGTGGTCGGCACAAGTTATGGCGGTTACCTGGCGTCGATCCTGACGTCATTGCGGCCGGTACGCTGGCTGGCGCTGCGGGTGCCGGCGCTGTATCGCGACGAGCAATGGCATACGCCCAAACGCGACCTGGACAAGATGGATTTGCGTGATTACCGCAGCACGCTGGTTCGCGCCGACAGCAATCGCGCGCTGCACGCCTGTTCGCAATTTACTGGGGATGTGTTGTTGGTTGAGTCTGAGACCGACGACTGGGTGCCACACGCGACGATCATGAGCTACCGCGCCGCGTGCCAGCAGACGCATTCGCTGACGCACCGGATTATCGATGGCGCCGATCACGCATTGAGCGAGCCGGTTTCACAGCAGGCGTACACCTCGATCCTGGTGGACTGGATTACCGAGATGGTGGTGGGTGAGCGGTTGAGTATTATTCAATCAAAGTAG
- a CDS encoding cysteine hydrolase family protein encodes MAKQALIVVDIQNDYFPQGKWPLVGADAAADNAVRLLKAFRDAGDSVVHIRHEFTSDEAPFFTPGSEGAKLHPKVLNRADEPVVLKHFVNSFRETELKSILDEQGIKELVVVGSMSHMCVDGITRAGADFGYSVTVIHDACASRDLEFNGLTVPAAHVHAAFMSALGFAYASVVSTDEFLAAHH; translated from the coding sequence ATGGCCAAGCAAGCACTCATCGTAGTCGATATCCAAAACGACTACTTCCCCCAAGGCAAGTGGCCGCTGGTCGGCGCGGATGCCGCTGCGGACAACGCCGTACGCCTGCTCAAGGCCTTCCGCGATGCCGGTGATTCGGTGGTGCATATCCGCCACGAATTCACTTCCGACGAAGCACCATTTTTCACCCCGGGCTCCGAAGGCGCGAAGCTGCACCCCAAAGTCCTCAACCGCGCCGACGAGCCGGTGGTGCTCAAGCACTTCGTCAACTCGTTCCGCGAAACCGAACTGAAGTCGATCCTCGACGAACAAGGCATCAAGGAACTGGTGGTGGTCGGCAGCATGAGCCACATGTGCGTCGATGGCATCACCCGTGCAGGCGCGGATTTTGGCTACAGCGTCACCGTGATCCACGACGCCTGTGCCTCCCGTGACCTGGAGTTCAACGGCCTCACCGTTCCGGCCGCCCACGTTCACGCCGCGTTCATGTCGGCCCTGGGTTTTGCCTATGCCAGCGTAGTCTCCACCGACGAGTTCCTGGCGGCGCATCATTAA
- the clsB gene encoding cardiolipin synthase ClsB, producing MSSAPMEKTTVEHLPTDPPVHEPGVVDVHYGWQGNNLVELLENGEAYFPRVFEAMRQAKTEILLETFIVFEDKVGNELQQVLIEAAQRGVRVTASLDGFGCGELTTGYLTALSEAGVRIQIFDPAPKRLGFRTNWFRRLHRKIVVVDGTIAFIGGINFSADHLADFGPEAKQDYSVEVQGPAVADIHHFALLQSGRPARAKYWWQRRRQRRSELAFSDHDGQVRLVYRDNGDHQTDIEEVYRQVLRSAQRRVVIANAYFFPGYRLLREIRNAARRGVDVRLILQGQPDMLVAKLAARMTYDYLLKAGVQIHEYCERPLHGKVALVDEDWSTVGSSNLDPLSLSMNLEANVLIRDRAFNRDLFERLETLSNHHCKAMSADKSPRGRVWHMTVGFLVFHFLRHFPAWAGWLPAHKPRLKPFTHVAGSDDHGSR from the coding sequence ATGAGCAGCGCACCGATGGAAAAAACCACCGTGGAGCACTTGCCCACCGACCCGCCGGTCCATGAGCCCGGCGTGGTCGACGTCCATTACGGCTGGCAGGGCAACAACCTGGTGGAACTGCTGGAAAACGGCGAAGCCTATTTTCCGCGGGTGTTCGAGGCCATGCGCCAGGCCAAGACCGAAATCCTCCTGGAAACCTTCATCGTGTTCGAGGACAAGGTCGGCAACGAGTTGCAGCAGGTGCTGATCGAGGCGGCACAACGCGGTGTGCGAGTCACCGCCAGCCTCGACGGTTTTGGCTGCGGCGAGCTGACCACCGGCTATCTCACCGCATTGAGCGAGGCCGGTGTGCGCATTCAGATATTTGACCCGGCGCCGAAACGTCTCGGCTTTCGCACCAACTGGTTTCGGCGCCTGCACCGTAAGATCGTGGTGGTCGACGGCACGATCGCGTTCATCGGCGGGATCAACTTTTCCGCCGACCATCTGGCCGACTTCGGCCCCGAGGCCAAGCAGGATTACTCGGTTGAAGTGCAGGGACCGGCAGTGGCCGACATTCATCACTTCGCCCTGCTGCAAAGCGGCCGCCCGGCGCGAGCCAAATACTGGTGGCAGCGACGTCGGCAGCGACGTTCGGAACTGGCCTTCAGCGACCACGATGGCCAGGTCCGGCTGGTGTACCGCGACAATGGCGATCACCAGACCGATATCGAAGAGGTTTATCGACAAGTCCTGCGCAGTGCCCAACGTCGCGTGGTCATCGCCAATGCCTACTTCTTTCCCGGCTACCGCTTGCTGCGCGAGATACGCAATGCCGCTCGCCGTGGCGTCGATGTGCGGCTGATCCTGCAAGGTCAGCCGGACATGCTGGTGGCCAAACTGGCGGCGCGCATGACCTATGACTACTTGCTCAAGGCCGGCGTGCAGATTCACGAATATTGCGAGCGCCCGCTGCACGGCAAAGTCGCGCTGGTGGACGAAGACTGGAGCACCGTCGGTTCGAGCAATCTCGACCCGCTGAGCCTGTCGATGAACCTTGAAGCCAACGTGCTGATCCGCGATCGCGCCTTCAATCGCGATTTGTTCGAACGCCTCGAAACGCTGAGCAACCACCACTGCAAAGCCATGTCGGCGGACAAATCCCCGCGCGGACGGGTCTGGCACATGACCGTCGGTTTCCTGGTGTTTCACTTCCTGCGGCACTTCCCTGCGTGGGCCGGCTGGCTGCCGGCACACAAGCCGCGCCTGAAACCCTTCACCCACGTTGCCGGGAGTGATGACCATGGATCGCGCTGA
- a CDS encoding endonuclease/exonuclease/phosphatase family protein — MNGPEPFSTTDDQLPAMAAVRSFTVLTVNTHKGFTALNRRFILPELREAVRSVSADVVFLQEVHGTHEHHPRRYSNWPTMPQYEFLADTLWPQFAYGRNAVYPAGDHGNALLSKFQIIRHDNLDVSISGHENRGILHCVLRLPGDGPEVHAICVHLGLRETHRNEQLKLLTQRLEDLPTDAPVIVAGDFNDWRQRADALLKPCGLREVFAELHGKPARSFPARMPALRLDRIYVRNLKASRPQVLAARPWSHLSDHAPLSVEIEL, encoded by the coding sequence ATGAATGGGCCCGAGCCGTTCAGCACCACCGATGATCAGCTGCCAGCCATGGCCGCCGTGCGCAGCTTCACTGTGCTGACGGTCAACACGCACAAGGGTTTTACCGCGCTCAACCGACGTTTCATCCTGCCGGAACTGCGTGAAGCGGTGCGCAGCGTGTCCGCCGACGTGGTGTTTTTGCAGGAAGTCCACGGCACCCACGAGCATCACCCCCGGCGCTACAGCAACTGGCCGACGATGCCGCAGTATGAATTTCTCGCCGATACGCTGTGGCCGCAATTCGCCTACGGGCGCAACGCGGTGTACCCGGCGGGCGACCACGGCAATGCGCTGCTGTCGAAATTCCAGATCATTCGCCACGACAACCTCGACGTGTCCATCAGCGGACACGAGAACCGCGGCATTCTGCATTGTGTATTGCGTCTGCCCGGCGACGGCCCCGAAGTGCACGCCATCTGCGTTCATCTGGGGCTGCGCGAAACCCATCGCAACGAACAGCTGAAACTGCTGACCCAGCGCCTCGAAGACCTGCCGACCGATGCTCCGGTGATTGTCGCCGGCGACTTCAACGATTGGCGCCAGCGCGCCGATGCGTTGCTCAAGCCCTGTGGTTTGCGCGAGGTGTTCGCCGAACTCCACGGCAAACCCGCGCGCAGTTTTCCGGCACGAATGCCGGCCTTGCGCCTGGACCGCATTTACGTGCGCAACCTCAAGGCCAGCCGTCCGCAAGTCCTGGCGGCACGGCCCTGGTCACACCTTTCCGACCACGCACCGCTATCGGTGGAGATCGAGCTATGA